From one Ostreibacterium oceani genomic stretch:
- the phnE gene encoding phosphonate ABC transporter, permease protein PhnE — protein MMRPSTTTPPATSPANTHYPTAWKKPPQILTHPLWRKIILSAFVIYLAFALGTLEINWVRVAEGLSRGGDFVMGFLTPDFTSRWKDISVGLVESLTMTLTSTVIGILISVPIGIGAARNIAPRYVYMICRSIVAVSRSLQEIIIAIFFVAMFGFGPFAGFLTLAFATIGFLSKLLAEDIEDLDESQVEAIKATGASWWQLINYAVQPQVMPRLVGLSLYRLDINFRESSVIGIVGAGGIGATLNTAIDRYEYDSAGAILLIIIVIVLLVEYSSSYLRKKMQ, from the coding sequence ATGATGAGGCCATCGACGACGACACCGCCTGCGACGTCGCCAGCAAATACCCATTATCCGACGGCGTGGAAAAAACCACCGCAGATTTTAACTCACCCGCTATGGCGTAAAATTATCCTCAGCGCCTTTGTGATTTATTTGGCGTTTGCCCTTGGTACGCTAGAAATAAATTGGGTGAGAGTCGCCGAAGGCCTTTCGCGTGGCGGTGATTTTGTTATGGGTTTTTTAACGCCCGATTTCACCAGTCGCTGGAAAGATATTTCTGTTGGATTGGTCGAAAGTTTGACTATGACGCTGACCTCTACCGTTATCGGTATTTTGATTAGTGTCCCGATAGGAATCGGTGCTGCTAGAAATATAGCCCCGCGTTATGTATATATGATTTGTCGCAGTATTGTGGCGGTCTCACGCTCGTTACAAGAAATCATCATTGCCATATTCTTTGTCGCCATGTTTGGCTTTGGACCGTTTGCTGGCTTTTTAACGTTAGCATTTGCTACCATTGGTTTTTTATCAAAACTCTTAGCCGAAGATATCGAAGACTTAGACGAAAGCCAAGTTGAAGCGATAAAGGCCACTGGCGCATCATGGTGGCAATTAATCAATTACGCCGTGCAACCGCAGGTCATGCCACGTTTAGTGGGGCTGTCGCTGTATCGTTTGGATATCAACTTTCGCGAAAGTTCGGTTATAGGCATTGTTGGCGCAGGTGGTATTGGTGCCACCTTAAACACCGCCATTGATCGCTATGAATACGACAGTGCGGGTGCGATTTTGTTAATTATTATTGTGATTGTATTGTTGGTGGAATACAGCTCAAGTTACTTACGTAAGAAAATGCAATGA
- the phnE gene encoding phosphonate ABC transporter, permease protein PhnE, with product MKKLAYSDNWEFRSRNHRLAAWFAWLALVALFVWCWQVMNANTIWLFVWDAPTQAADIGSRMFPPRWSYFSELLVPLWDTLNIATLGTLGGIVLAVPIAFLAAQNTTPSRLFIRPLALWIIVASRSINSLIWALLLVAIIGPGLLAGIIAIALRSIGFIGKLLYEAIEEIDEHQVEAVMATGASRMQVLNYAIVPQIMPAFFGISVFRWDINIRESTILGLVGAGGIGLKLQASMNVLAWPQVTLILLVILATVVVSEWVSAKVRSAVI from the coding sequence ATGAAAAAATTAGCCTATTCAGATAATTGGGAGTTTCGCTCGCGGAATCATCGCTTGGCAGCATGGTTTGCTTGGTTGGCTTTGGTGGCGCTATTTGTTTGGTGTTGGCAGGTGATGAATGCCAATACGATTTGGCTGTTTGTGTGGGATGCTCCGACGCAAGCCGCCGACATTGGCTCGCGCATGTTTCCACCACGTTGGTCATACTTTTCTGAATTGCTGGTGCCATTATGGGACACGCTTAATATTGCAACCCTAGGGACACTTGGTGGCATTGTTTTAGCGGTACCCATTGCCTTTTTAGCCGCACAAAACACCACGCCATCGCGTTTATTTATTCGACCTTTGGCGCTGTGGATTATTGTGGCTTCGCGATCTATTAATTCCTTAATTTGGGCGTTATTGCTGGTGGCCATTATTGGCCCTGGATTGTTGGCAGGTATTATTGCCATTGCACTGCGCTCGATTGGTTTTATCGGCAAATTGTTGTACGAGGCGATTGAAGAGATTGACGAACACCAAGTCGAGGCTGTCATGGCAACAGGCGCAAGTCGCATGCAAGTGCTAAACTATGCTATTGTACCGCAGATTATGCCTGCCTTTTTTGGTATTAGTGTGTTTCGTTGGGATATTAATATCCGCGAAAGCACCATACTCGGGCTCGTTGGTGCAGGCGGTATTGGTCTTAAACTACAAGCCTCGATGAATGTGCTTGCTTGGCCACAAGTCACGCTAATTTTATTAGTAATTCTCGCGACAGTGGTCGTCAGCGAATGGGTTTCTGCCAAAGTACGGTCAGCGGTGATTTAA
- a CDS encoding DUF2306 domain-containing protein has protein sequence MTLGPLLQSPLSIQIHAFAAMLALVVGIFQFLLTKGTKYHKTMGWIWVCLITTVSASSFFIHEIQLWGVWSPIHILSIVTLVSLAYAIWAIKNARVREHKAAMLSTYCFGLIVAGGFTFLPGRIMNAVLIGG, from the coding sequence ATGACGCTAGGCCCTTTATTACAAAGTCCATTGTCAATTCAGATTCACGCCTTTGCAGCCATGCTCGCATTAGTCGTTGGGATTTTTCAATTTTTATTGACCAAAGGCACAAAGTACCATAAAACAATGGGCTGGATTTGGGTGTGTTTAATCACCACCGTTTCGGCGAGTTCATTTTTTATACATGAAATTCAATTATGGGGTGTGTGGAGTCCAATCCATATCCTTTCAATCGTAACGCTAGTGAGCTTGGCATACGCGATTTGGGCAATCAAAAACGCGCGTGTACGTGAGCACAAAGCGGCGATGTTGTCTACGTATTGCTTTGGCTTAATTGTTGCTGGTGGATTTACCTTTTTACCAGGGCGTATCATGAACGCCGTGTTGATAGGCGGTTAG
- the gltX gene encoding glutamate--tRNA ligase produces the protein MIITRFPPSPTGDLHIGGVRTALYNWLVARQANGQFILRIEDTDSQREKTNAVAGIIEGMQWLGLDYDAGPIFQSDRYDRYRQAVQQLLDEGKAYYCYCSRERLDKLREEQMANKEKPKYDGHCRDNASRDNVNGDSASHANHSPKTDNAQPVVRFKNPTEGDVVWQDMVHGEIRFANTELDDLIIQRADGSPTYNFCVVVDDIDMQMTHIIRGDDHINNTPRQINIFKAFDATLPQFGHVGMILGDDGKKLSKRHGASSVLAFRDAGYLPAAIINYLVRLGWSHGDQEIFSVTELLEKFDINTVNTAASAFNTEKLNWLNQHYMKTLPPEQLLPGLTYQYQTLGIDTGDTDLTTIIPYYSERAKTLKEMAQQTRWLFEPVSEYPEKAAKKAFHSDAGRYLGFIHEQLAAIDPIHWQSEALHQALETTASHFDVGFGKVGMPLRLALTGGSPSPNIDDILILLGKTKSLHAINTAVDYLNQATT, from the coding sequence ATGATTATTACTCGATTTCCACCATCGCCCACTGGTGATTTGCATATTGGTGGCGTTCGCACCGCCCTATATAATTGGTTAGTCGCCAGACAAGCCAACGGTCAATTTATTCTGCGCATCGAAGACACCGATAGCCAGCGCGAAAAAACAAACGCCGTTGCTGGTATTATCGAAGGGATGCAATGGTTAGGTCTAGACTATGACGCGGGCCCCATCTTTCAAAGCGACCGCTATGACCGCTATCGCCAAGCGGTTCAACAGTTACTTGACGAAGGCAAGGCCTATTATTGCTATTGCAGTCGTGAGCGCCTAGATAAGCTACGCGAAGAGCAAATGGCTAACAAAGAAAAACCAAAATACGATGGCCATTGCCGTGATAACGCAAGCCGTGATAACGTAAATGGCGATAGTGCAAGCCATGCTAATCACAGCCCCAAAACGGATAACGCACAACCAGTCGTACGCTTTAAAAACCCCACCGAAGGCGATGTCGTTTGGCAAGATATGGTCCACGGGGAAATTCGTTTTGCCAATACTGAGCTTGATGATTTAATTATTCAACGCGCCGATGGCTCACCCACGTATAATTTTTGTGTGGTGGTCGATGATATTGATATGCAAATGACGCATATCATTCGCGGTGACGACCACATCAACAATACACCGAGACAAATCAATATTTTCAAGGCATTCGACGCGACGCTACCCCAGTTTGGTCATGTCGGTATGATTTTGGGTGATGATGGCAAAAAACTCTCCAAACGCCACGGTGCATCGTCAGTTTTGGCCTTTCGTGATGCGGGTTATCTACCCGCTGCGATTATTAATTACTTGGTGCGATTAGGGTGGTCGCATGGCGATCAAGAGATTTTCTCTGTCACCGAACTACTCGAAAAATTCGACATTAATACGGTCAACACAGCAGCCTCAGCATTTAACACCGAAAAACTCAACTGGCTCAACCAGCATTATATGAAAACACTACCGCCCGAGCAGTTATTGCCTGGGCTTACCTATCAATATCAAACACTAGGCATCGACACAGGTGATACGGATTTGACCACGATAATCCCCTACTACAGCGAGCGTGCCAAGACGCTCAAAGAAATGGCGCAACAGACACGGTGGTTATTTGAGCCTGTCAGCGAATACCCTGAAAAAGCCGCCAAAAAAGCATTTCACTCAGACGCTGGTCGTTACTTGGGCTTTATCCACGAACAATTAGCCGCCATTGACCCGATACATTGGCAATCCGAAGCATTACACCAAGCGCTTGAAACGACGGCTAGCCATTTCGATGTCGGCTTTGGTAAGGTTGGCATGCCACTACGATTAGCCTTAACAGGTGGCAGCCCAAGCCCCAATATCGACGACATTTTGATACTACTAGGGAAAACCAAATCACTACATGCAATTAACACCGCAGTAGATTATTTGAATCAAGCGACGACATAA
- a CDS encoding succinylglutamate desuccinylase/aspartoacylase family protein: protein MKTRRIEKINLLSATPGVETYLTVVRYGGHNEGRSGAQTNTQENTQDNRQRPPKVYLQAGLHADEWPGILALNHLQILLDAADAKGNIVGEIVLLPYANPMGMAQFLKGYHIGRFDFDMTGNFNRDYVDLANWAVDEVSLQLTENKLDNQQRIRKVFADKLNAYQPSLAIDYLKKQLLLLSFDSDYVLDLHCDTKSILHLYCNQRQQTQGELLAACLDCDLVLLEDDPGCIGFDIAGAGAWWKLSDLLKQRGIESPVGMPCFSSTVELRGQGDVDDVINAQDAANLYRYLVQIGVVQDEDVGLIAAQTASVPAQSISKLLTAVDTIIAPSAGLVVYKKALGEAVKAGDVVAELIDITQPPSASPRIPLVANADGIVFTQITNNLVRPGHTVVKIVGDTPLTYRQGNLLAF, encoded by the coding sequence ATGAAGACACGACGCATTGAAAAAATCAACTTGTTATCGGCAACCCCCGGTGTTGAAACGTATTTAACCGTGGTACGCTACGGGGGGCACAACGAGGGTCGCAGCGGCGCTCAAACTAATACGCAAGAGAATACGCAAGATAACAGACAAAGACCGCCCAAAGTTTACCTACAGGCGGGGTTGCACGCCGATGAATGGCCAGGTATTTTAGCGCTAAACCACTTGCAAATACTGTTAGATGCCGCGGATGCTAAGGGCAATATTGTCGGGGAAATTGTGTTGTTGCCTTATGCTAATCCAATGGGGATGGCGCAGTTTTTAAAAGGCTACCATATCGGGCGATTCGATTTTGACATGACGGGGAATTTTAACCGAGATTATGTCGATTTGGCGAATTGGGCAGTCGATGAAGTTAGTCTCCAATTGACTGAAAATAAATTGGATAATCAACAACGTATTCGCAAGGTCTTTGCCGATAAATTAAACGCTTATCAGCCCAGCCTTGCAATTGATTACTTAAAAAAACAATTGTTATTGTTATCATTTGATAGCGATTATGTGTTGGATTTACATTGCGACACCAAATCTATTTTACACCTGTATTGCAATCAACGGCAGCAAACACAAGGTGAGTTGTTGGCCGCTTGTTTGGATTGTGACTTGGTATTGCTGGAGGACGATCCTGGTTGTATCGGATTTGATATTGCTGGGGCGGGTGCTTGGTGGAAATTATCAGATTTGCTCAAGCAACGCGGTATAGAAAGCCCTGTAGGTATGCCGTGCTTTAGCAGCACAGTGGAGCTGCGTGGGCAAGGCGATGTCGATGATGTCATTAACGCGCAGGATGCCGCGAATTTGTATCGCTATTTGGTGCAGATTGGCGTGGTTCAAGACGAGGATGTCGGCTTAATCGCAGCGCAGACAGCATCAGTGCCAGCCCAATCAATCAGTAAATTACTGACTGCCGTTGATACGATTATCGCGCCGAGTGCGGGCTTGGTGGTTTATAAAAAAGCCCTAGGTGAGGCAGTCAAAGCAGGCGATGTTGTCGCAGAGCTTATCGATATTACGCAGCCCCCAAGCGCAAGCCCTCGCATACCGTTAGTGGCAAATGCCGACGGGATTGTATTTACGCAGATAACGAATAATCTGGTGCGTCCAGGGCATACTGTCGTTAAAATAGTCGGGGATACGCCGCTGACGTATCGGCAGGGAAACTTATTGGCGTTTTGA
- a CDS encoding RNA-binding S4 domain-containing protein, whose translation MNPTRNKQQKDTDEPEIRLDKWLWAARFYKTRSLATDAIKGGKVHVNGQRVKPSKLVAVGQCITINKAPERMTIEVIALSDRRQNYTIAQTRYEETAESIAQRAKESELRKLANHAVTPAKYDGKGRPTKKNRRKLTQLTDTDDDAASS comes from the coding sequence GTGAACCCAACCCGCAACAAACAACAAAAAGACACAGACGAGCCCGAAATTCGCTTAGATAAATGGTTGTGGGCTGCGCGTTTTTATAAAACGCGTAGCCTCGCAACGGACGCCATCAAAGGCGGAAAAGTCCACGTCAACGGTCAACGCGTCAAACCAAGCAAGCTGGTCGCGGTTGGTCAGTGTATTACTATCAACAAAGCCCCTGAGCGGATGACAATCGAAGTCATCGCTTTGTCAGACCGCCGTCAAAACTATACCATCGCACAGACGCGCTACGAAGAAACTGCCGAATCCATTGCCCAACGTGCAAAGGAAAGCGAATTGCGAAAACTCGCCAATCATGCCGTAACTCCTGCCAAATATGACGGCAAAGGACGTCCAACCAAAAAAAACCGACGAAAACTGACACAGTTGACGGACACAGACGATGACGCTGCATCGTCATGA
- the minE gene encoding cell division topological specificity factor MinE, with protein MGLFDLFKKKETKSANLAKERLKIIVEHSRADANRPEFLNKMRLEILAVVKKYVDIDIDDISTNIAHQGDSEVLELNVILPEEATKTETTETSDTA; from the coding sequence ATGGGATTGTTTGATTTATTCAAAAAGAAAGAAACCAAATCCGCCAACCTCGCCAAAGAGCGTTTAAAAATCATTGTTGAGCACTCGCGCGCCGATGCCAATCGCCCTGAATTTCTCAATAAAATGCGGCTAGAGATTCTCGCGGTGGTTAAAAAATACGTGGATATTGACATTGACGATATTAGTACCAATATCGCGCACCAAGGGGATTCTGAAGTGCTAGAGTTAAATGTTATTTTGCCTGAAGAGGCGACAAAAACAGAAACGACAGAGACCAGCGATACCGCATAA
- the minD gene encoding septum site-determining protein MinD, with amino-acid sequence MAKVIVVTSGKGGVGKTTTSASFATGLALRGHKTAVIDFDVGLRNLDLIMGCERRVVYDFVNVTQGEASIKQALIRDKRVENLYILPASQTRDKDALEKDAVGKAIEDLIADGFEYIVCDSPAGIERGAYLALYFADEALIVTNPEVSSVRDSDRILGILDSKSKAAEEGRELKQHLVVTRYAPDRVGAGEMISVEDIIEILNIKLLGVIPESESVLSSSNKGAPVILDSTTTAGQAYLDLVSRFMGESVPHRFLTAKKKGILSRILGG; translated from the coding sequence ATGGCCAAAGTTATTGTTGTCACTTCCGGTAAAGGCGGTGTCGGAAAGACCACAACCAGTGCAAGTTTTGCCACTGGGCTAGCACTGCGCGGACACAAAACCGCAGTAATTGATTTTGATGTAGGGTTACGTAACCTCGATTTGATTATGGGGTGTGAACGGCGTGTTGTTTATGATTTTGTCAATGTCACTCAGGGCGAAGCCAGCATTAAACAAGCACTCATTCGTGATAAACGCGTTGAAAACCTCTATATCCTACCTGCCTCACAAACCCGCGATAAAGACGCCTTAGAAAAGGATGCGGTGGGCAAAGCCATCGAAGACTTAATTGCCGATGGCTTTGAATATATCGTTTGCGACAGCCCAGCGGGTATTGAGCGTGGCGCTTACTTGGCGCTCTACTTTGCAGATGAAGCATTGATTGTCACCAACCCTGAAGTGTCTTCTGTCCGCGACTCCGATCGTATTTTGGGCATTTTAGATAGCAAATCCAAAGCCGCCGAAGAAGGCCGAGAACTCAAACAACACTTAGTTGTCACGCGTTATGCGCCAGATCGCGTGGGTGCTGGCGAAATGATTTCTGTCGAAGACATTATTGAAATTCTAAACATCAAATTACTGGGCGTTATTCCTGAATCAGAGTCTGTCTTATCCTCGTCAAACAAAGGTGCGCCCGTTATTTTAGACAGCACCACGACAGCAGGACAAGCTTATTTGGATTTGGTATCTCGGTTTATGGGCGAAAGCGTGCCACACCGTTTTTTAACTGCCAAGAAAAAAGGCATCCTCTCTCGGATTTTAGGAGGGTAA
- a CDS encoding response regulator, with translation MINVVIIDDHELIRIATASLLEQQADISVIGDAATGEEGLELIKTLKPHIVITDISMPGIDGIEVTRKIKKSHKKVHVIVLSRFDNSPYPEKVLAAGASGYINKGASPDSITEAIYKVMAGEKYMSPDVAANLIFGHVDGTKQIDTVRDNPFEKLTKREFQIVKYLIDGIRPNDIADLLDISVKTVFTHRSRLHNKLGTKNDVELTKLANKYNL, from the coding sequence ATGATAAATGTGGTTATTATTGATGATCACGAGTTAATACGGATCGCCACGGCTAGCTTATTAGAGCAACAAGCCGATATTAGTGTTATTGGTGATGCAGCAACTGGTGAAGAAGGACTTGAGTTAATCAAAACACTCAAACCCCATATCGTCATTACGGATATTTCAATGCCAGGCATTGATGGCATTGAAGTCACTAGAAAAATCAAAAAAAGCCACAAAAAAGTACACGTCATTGTGCTGTCCCGATTTGACAACAGCCCTTATCCTGAAAAAGTCTTAGCTGCAGGTGCCAGTGGGTATATCAATAAAGGAGCAAGCCCCGACAGCATTACCGAAGCCATATACAAGGTCATGGCAGGCGAAAAATACATGTCACCTGATGTTGCCGCCAACCTCATCTTTGGTCATGTAGACGGCACCAAACAAATCGATACCGTTCGCGACAATCCGTTTGAAAAACTCACTAAACGTGAATTTCAAATTGTTAAGTACTTGATTGATGGCATTCGCCCAAACGACATCGCCGACTTACTCGACATTAGCGTCAAAACTGTCTTTACGCATCGTTCTCGCCTACACAACAAATTAGGCACAAAAAATGATGTCGAATTAACCAAATTAGCCAACAAATACAATCTGTAG